The following coding sequences are from one Salvelinus namaycush isolate Seneca chromosome 23, SaNama_1.0, whole genome shotgun sequence window:
- the golim4a gene encoding Golgi integral membrane protein 4a isoform X4, which yields MGNGVCSRRQRRIFQSLLLITVVFGIIYGGMISYEMHKQLKRTEAMAAKYQQHQESLSAQLQVVYEHRSRLEKSLQKERVEHKKAKEDYLVYKLEAQQSLNKEKQDSSSRLNSLHGQHQMLKKQHEDLKKQHYDLQEQHQIQGEDHGKALDEHKDRFDKLQQTKEMEASKLKENVYNLREENRQLRKAHRDIHVQLQDARIVHKDLKAAHDQLALTLEDHKSALAAAQVQVDEFKHLKETLIRMPNPAHQQAQPAALLAKAHEQGPPLPQPAALLAEPHIEAHTHEEDHGDTQSRLHLQEEVVGKPKFQSQPAGSHHAEKEKEGYGETEGEAERSRELAEGEAERRRELAEEEMEQAGQPQKLEEESEQPQEDEGLEAEHDQPDNNALNRQRRQPQQDPESDIHLVPETHLQQEAHVAQAQVERVKSAYEQQQMQQRLEAEQVQRTRELQLRQEALQAQRTRELQLRQEALQAQRTRQLQLRQEALQAQRMTVQRERELRLRAQHEREEDRREQLLKEEQLRKKSDYENTNNDIVQGDEEPHIDDDKERDTHLEEEEKQDEEDHRVPQLQMAVNPDQQEDNLDDQYPEEDEVQEDLAGGQKTEEERYNEEKEEHEKVKDQELPAGKEGEHRKEGELNEEENYEEEEEEVGVGQDKRPNRREM from the exons TCGTGTACGAGCATCGCTCGCGTCTAGAGAAGTCTCTGCAGAAGGAACGTGTGGAACACAAGAAGGCCAAAGAGG ATTATCTGGTGTATAAACTTGAAGCCCAACAGTCACTGAACAAGGAGAAG CAGGACTCCAGCAGCAGATTGAACTCTTTACATGGGCAGCACCAGATGCTGAAG AAGCAGCATGAGGACCTGAAGAAGCAGCACTATGACCTGCAGGAGCAGCATCAGATTCAGGGAGAGGACCACGGCAAAGCCTTGGACGAACACAAGGACCGCTTCGACAAACTACAGCAGACCAAAGAGATGGAAGCCTCCAAACTCAAAG AGAATGTGTATAATCTGCGAGAGGAGAATAGGCAGCTGAGGAAAGCTCACCGGGACATCCATGTCCAGTTGCAGGATGCACGG ATAGTACATAAGGACTTGAAGGCTGCCCATGATCAACTTGCACTGACGCTAGAGGACCACAAGAGTGCGCTGGCCGCAGCTCAG GTCCAGGTAGATGAGTTTAAGCATCTCAAAGAGACCCTGATCAGAATGCCCAACCCCGCCCACCAACAGGCCCAGCCTGCTGCTCTATTGGCCAAGGCCCATGAACAGGGCCCACCCCTACCACAGCCAGCTGCCTTATTGGCTGAGCCCCACATAGAAGCACACACCCATGAGGAAGACCATGGGGACACACAGTCTAGG TTGCATCTACAGGAGGAGGTGGTGGGCAAGCCAAAGTTCCAGTCTCAGCCTGCCGGGTCCCACCAtgcagagaaggagaaagagggatatggagagacagagggggaggcagagaggagtagagagctggcggagggggaggcagagaggaggagagagctggCGGAAGAAGAGATGGAGCAGGCGGGGCAGCCTCAGAAGCTGGAGGAGGAATCTGAACAACCACAGGAGGACGAGGGGTTGGAGGCGGAACACGACCAGCCAGACAACAATGCTCTGAACCGTCAGAGACGCCAACCACAACAG GATCCAGAAAGTGACATCCACCTCGTCCCCGAGACCCACCTCCAGCAGGAGGCCCACGTGGCCCAGGCCCAGGTGGAGCGTGTGAAGTCTGCCTACGAGCAGCAGCAGATGCAGCAGCGACTGGAGGCTGAGCAGGTCCAGAGGACGAGGGAGCTCCAGCTGCGCCAGGAGGCCCTGCAGGCCCAGAGAACGAGGGAGCTCCAGCTGCGCCAGGAGGCCCTGCAGGCCCAGAGGACGCGGCAGCTCCAGCTGCGCCAGGAGGCCCTGCAGGCCCAGAGAATGACcgtgcagagggagagagagctgcgTCTGCGAGCTCAGCACGAGAGAGAGGAGGACCGTCGGGAACAGCTACTGAAGGAGGAGCAACTCAG GAAGAAGAGTGACTATGAGAACACGAACAATGACATCGTCCAGGGTGATGAAGAACCTCATATTGATGATGACAAAG AGAGGGACACCCacttggaggaggaggagaagcaaGATGAAGAGGACCACCGAGTACCACAGCTACAG ATGGCGGTAAACCCCGACCAGCAGGAAGACAACCTGGATGACCAGTATCCGGAGGAGgacgag GTGCAGGAGGATTTGGCCGGGGGGCAGAAGACGGAGGAGGAGCGATACAACGAGGAGAAAGAAGAACAC GAGAAAGTGAAAGACCAGGAGCTCCCAGCAGGAaaagagggagaacacagaaagGAAGGAGAGCTCAACGAGGAAGAGAACTacgaagaagaggaggaagaggtgggggTTGGACAGGACAAGCGGCCCAATCGAAGGGAGATGTGA
- the golim4a gene encoding Golgi integral membrane protein 4a isoform X1 produces the protein MGNGVCSRRQRRIFQSLLLITVVFGIIYGGMISYEMHKQLKRTEAMAAKYQQHQESLSAQLQVVYEHRSRLEKSLQKERVEHKKAKEDYLVYKLEAQQSLNKEKQDSSSRLNSLHGQHQMLKKQHEDLKKQHYDLQEQHQIQGEDHGKALDEHKDRFDKLQQTKEMEASKLKENVYNLREENRQLRKAHRDIHVQLQDARIVHKDLKAAHDQLALTLEDHKSALAAAQVQVDEFKHLKETLIRMPNPAHQQAQPAALLAKAHEQGPPLPQPAALLAEPHIEAHTHEEDHGDTQSRLHLQEEVVGKPKFQSQPAGSHHAEKEKEGYGETEGEAERSRELAEGEAERRRELAEEEMEQAGQPQKLEEESEQPQEDEGLEAEHDQPDNNALNRQRRQPQQDPESDIHLVPETHLQQEAHVAQAQVERVKSAYEQQQMQQRLEAEQVQRTRELQLRQEALQAQRTRELQLRQEALQAQRTRQLQLRQEALQAQRMTVQRERELRLRAQHEREEDRREQLLKEEQLRKKSDYENTNNDIVQGDEEPHIDDDKERDTHLEEEEKQDEEDHRVPQLQGAVEGEVDPEDDPNNQGEDEFDVAEEQHLQHREEEEADIHLNPNHPAIDEELVMAVNPDQQEDNLDDQYPEEDEVQEDLAGGQKTEEERYNEEKEEHEKVKDQELPAGKEGEHRKEGELNEEENYEEEEEEVGVGQDKRPNRREM, from the exons TCGTGTACGAGCATCGCTCGCGTCTAGAGAAGTCTCTGCAGAAGGAACGTGTGGAACACAAGAAGGCCAAAGAGG ATTATCTGGTGTATAAACTTGAAGCCCAACAGTCACTGAACAAGGAGAAG CAGGACTCCAGCAGCAGATTGAACTCTTTACATGGGCAGCACCAGATGCTGAAG AAGCAGCATGAGGACCTGAAGAAGCAGCACTATGACCTGCAGGAGCAGCATCAGATTCAGGGAGAGGACCACGGCAAAGCCTTGGACGAACACAAGGACCGCTTCGACAAACTACAGCAGACCAAAGAGATGGAAGCCTCCAAACTCAAAG AGAATGTGTATAATCTGCGAGAGGAGAATAGGCAGCTGAGGAAAGCTCACCGGGACATCCATGTCCAGTTGCAGGATGCACGG ATAGTACATAAGGACTTGAAGGCTGCCCATGATCAACTTGCACTGACGCTAGAGGACCACAAGAGTGCGCTGGCCGCAGCTCAG GTCCAGGTAGATGAGTTTAAGCATCTCAAAGAGACCCTGATCAGAATGCCCAACCCCGCCCACCAACAGGCCCAGCCTGCTGCTCTATTGGCCAAGGCCCATGAACAGGGCCCACCCCTACCACAGCCAGCTGCCTTATTGGCTGAGCCCCACATAGAAGCACACACCCATGAGGAAGACCATGGGGACACACAGTCTAGG TTGCATCTACAGGAGGAGGTGGTGGGCAAGCCAAAGTTCCAGTCTCAGCCTGCCGGGTCCCACCAtgcagagaaggagaaagagggatatggagagacagagggggaggcagagaggagtagagagctggcggagggggaggcagagaggaggagagagctggCGGAAGAAGAGATGGAGCAGGCGGGGCAGCCTCAGAAGCTGGAGGAGGAATCTGAACAACCACAGGAGGACGAGGGGTTGGAGGCGGAACACGACCAGCCAGACAACAATGCTCTGAACCGTCAGAGACGCCAACCACAACAG GATCCAGAAAGTGACATCCACCTCGTCCCCGAGACCCACCTCCAGCAGGAGGCCCACGTGGCCCAGGCCCAGGTGGAGCGTGTGAAGTCTGCCTACGAGCAGCAGCAGATGCAGCAGCGACTGGAGGCTGAGCAGGTCCAGAGGACGAGGGAGCTCCAGCTGCGCCAGGAGGCCCTGCAGGCCCAGAGAACGAGGGAGCTCCAGCTGCGCCAGGAGGCCCTGCAGGCCCAGAGGACGCGGCAGCTCCAGCTGCGCCAGGAGGCCCTGCAGGCCCAGAGAATGACcgtgcagagggagagagagctgcgTCTGCGAGCTCAGCACGAGAGAGAGGAGGACCGTCGGGAACAGCTACTGAAGGAGGAGCAACTCAG GAAGAAGAGTGACTATGAGAACACGAACAATGACATCGTCCAGGGTGATGAAGAACCTCATATTGATGATGACAAAG AGAGGGACACCCacttggaggaggaggagaagcaaGATGAAGAGGACCACCGAGTACCACAGCTACAG GGGGCAGTAGAGGGGGAGGTGGACCCAGAGGATGACCCTAATAACCAGGGGGAGGATGAGTTTGATGTGGCAGAGGAGCAGCATCTTCAgcacagggaggaagaggaggcagacATACATCTCAACCCCAATCACCCAGCCATAGATGAGGAACTGGtg ATGGCGGTAAACCCCGACCAGCAGGAAGACAACCTGGATGACCAGTATCCGGAGGAGgacgag GTGCAGGAGGATTTGGCCGGGGGGCAGAAGACGGAGGAGGAGCGATACAACGAGGAGAAAGAAGAACAC GAGAAAGTGAAAGACCAGGAGCTCCCAGCAGGAaaagagggagaacacagaaagGAAGGAGAGCTCAACGAGGAAGAGAACTacgaagaagaggaggaagaggtgggggTTGGACAGGACAAGCGGCCCAATCGAAGGGAGATGTGA
- the golim4a gene encoding Golgi integral membrane protein 4a isoform X3 — protein sequence MGNGVCSRRQRRIFQSLLLITVVFGIIYGGMISYEMHKQLKRTEAMAAKYQQHQESLSAQLQVVYEHRSRLEKSLQKERVEHKKAKEDYLVYKLEAQQSLNKEKQDSSSRLNSLHGQHQMLKKQHEDLKKQHYDLQEQHQIQGEDHGKALDEHKDRFDKLQQTKEMEASKLKENVYNLREENRQLRKAHRDIHVQLQDARIVHKDLKAAHDQLALTLEDHKSALAAAQVQVDEFKHLKETLIRMPNPAHQQAQPAALLAKAHEQGPPLPQPAALLAEPHIEAHTHEEDHGDTQSREEVVGKPKFQSQPAGSHHAEKEKEGYGETEGEAERSRELAEGEAERRRELAEEEMEQAGQPQKLEEESEQPQEDEGLEAEHDQPDNNALNRQRRQPQQDPESDIHLVPETHLQQEAHVAQAQVERVKSAYEQQQMQQRLEAEQVQRTRELQLRQEALQAQRTRELQLRQEALQAQRTRQLQLRQEALQAQRMTVQRERELRLRAQHEREEDRREQLLKEEQLRKKSDYENTNNDIVQGDEEPHIDDDKERDTHLEEEEKQDEEDHRVPQLQGAVEGEVDPEDDPNNQGEDEFDVAEEQHLQHREEEEADIHLNPNHPAIDEELVMAVNPDQQEDNLDDQYPEEDEVQEDLAGGQKTEEERYNEEKEEHEKVKDQELPAGKEGEHRKEGELNEEENYEEEEEEVGVGQDKRPNRREM from the exons TCGTGTACGAGCATCGCTCGCGTCTAGAGAAGTCTCTGCAGAAGGAACGTGTGGAACACAAGAAGGCCAAAGAGG ATTATCTGGTGTATAAACTTGAAGCCCAACAGTCACTGAACAAGGAGAAG CAGGACTCCAGCAGCAGATTGAACTCTTTACATGGGCAGCACCAGATGCTGAAG AAGCAGCATGAGGACCTGAAGAAGCAGCACTATGACCTGCAGGAGCAGCATCAGATTCAGGGAGAGGACCACGGCAAAGCCTTGGACGAACACAAGGACCGCTTCGACAAACTACAGCAGACCAAAGAGATGGAAGCCTCCAAACTCAAAG AGAATGTGTATAATCTGCGAGAGGAGAATAGGCAGCTGAGGAAAGCTCACCGGGACATCCATGTCCAGTTGCAGGATGCACGG ATAGTACATAAGGACTTGAAGGCTGCCCATGATCAACTTGCACTGACGCTAGAGGACCACAAGAGTGCGCTGGCCGCAGCTCAG GTCCAGGTAGATGAGTTTAAGCATCTCAAAGAGACCCTGATCAGAATGCCCAACCCCGCCCACCAACAGGCCCAGCCTGCTGCTCTATTGGCCAAGGCCCATGAACAGGGCCCACCCCTACCACAGCCAGCTGCCTTATTGGCTGAGCCCCACATAGAAGCACACACCCATGAGGAAGACCATGGGGACACACAGTCTAGG GAGGAGGTGGTGGGCAAGCCAAAGTTCCAGTCTCAGCCTGCCGGGTCCCACCAtgcagagaaggagaaagagggatatggagagacagagggggaggcagagaggagtagagagctggcggagggggaggcagagaggaggagagagctggCGGAAGAAGAGATGGAGCAGGCGGGGCAGCCTCAGAAGCTGGAGGAGGAATCTGAACAACCACAGGAGGACGAGGGGTTGGAGGCGGAACACGACCAGCCAGACAACAATGCTCTGAACCGTCAGAGACGCCAACCACAACAG GATCCAGAAAGTGACATCCACCTCGTCCCCGAGACCCACCTCCAGCAGGAGGCCCACGTGGCCCAGGCCCAGGTGGAGCGTGTGAAGTCTGCCTACGAGCAGCAGCAGATGCAGCAGCGACTGGAGGCTGAGCAGGTCCAGAGGACGAGGGAGCTCCAGCTGCGCCAGGAGGCCCTGCAGGCCCAGAGAACGAGGGAGCTCCAGCTGCGCCAGGAGGCCCTGCAGGCCCAGAGGACGCGGCAGCTCCAGCTGCGCCAGGAGGCCCTGCAGGCCCAGAGAATGACcgtgcagagggagagagagctgcgTCTGCGAGCTCAGCACGAGAGAGAGGAGGACCGTCGGGAACAGCTACTGAAGGAGGAGCAACTCAG GAAGAAGAGTGACTATGAGAACACGAACAATGACATCGTCCAGGGTGATGAAGAACCTCATATTGATGATGACAAAG AGAGGGACACCCacttggaggaggaggagaagcaaGATGAAGAGGACCACCGAGTACCACAGCTACAG GGGGCAGTAGAGGGGGAGGTGGACCCAGAGGATGACCCTAATAACCAGGGGGAGGATGAGTTTGATGTGGCAGAGGAGCAGCATCTTCAgcacagggaggaagaggaggcagacATACATCTCAACCCCAATCACCCAGCCATAGATGAGGAACTGGtg ATGGCGGTAAACCCCGACCAGCAGGAAGACAACCTGGATGACCAGTATCCGGAGGAGgacgag GTGCAGGAGGATTTGGCCGGGGGGCAGAAGACGGAGGAGGAGCGATACAACGAGGAGAAAGAAGAACAC GAGAAAGTGAAAGACCAGGAGCTCCCAGCAGGAaaagagggagaacacagaaagGAAGGAGAGCTCAACGAGGAAGAGAACTacgaagaagaggaggaagaggtgggggTTGGACAGGACAAGCGGCCCAATCGAAGGGAGATGTGA
- the golim4a gene encoding Golgi integral membrane protein 4a isoform X2 codes for MGNGVCSRRQRRIFQSLLLITVVFGIIYGGMISYEMHKQLKRTEAMAAKYQQHQESLSAQLQVVYEHRSRLEKSLQKERVEHKKAKEDYLVYKLEAQQSLNKEKDSSSRLNSLHGQHQMLKKQHEDLKKQHYDLQEQHQIQGEDHGKALDEHKDRFDKLQQTKEMEASKLKENVYNLREENRQLRKAHRDIHVQLQDARIVHKDLKAAHDQLALTLEDHKSALAAAQVQVDEFKHLKETLIRMPNPAHQQAQPAALLAKAHEQGPPLPQPAALLAEPHIEAHTHEEDHGDTQSRLHLQEEVVGKPKFQSQPAGSHHAEKEKEGYGETEGEAERSRELAEGEAERRRELAEEEMEQAGQPQKLEEESEQPQEDEGLEAEHDQPDNNALNRQRRQPQQDPESDIHLVPETHLQQEAHVAQAQVERVKSAYEQQQMQQRLEAEQVQRTRELQLRQEALQAQRTRELQLRQEALQAQRTRQLQLRQEALQAQRMTVQRERELRLRAQHEREEDRREQLLKEEQLRKKSDYENTNNDIVQGDEEPHIDDDKERDTHLEEEEKQDEEDHRVPQLQGAVEGEVDPEDDPNNQGEDEFDVAEEQHLQHREEEEADIHLNPNHPAIDEELVMAVNPDQQEDNLDDQYPEEDEVQEDLAGGQKTEEERYNEEKEEHEKVKDQELPAGKEGEHRKEGELNEEENYEEEEEEVGVGQDKRPNRREM; via the exons TCGTGTACGAGCATCGCTCGCGTCTAGAGAAGTCTCTGCAGAAGGAACGTGTGGAACACAAGAAGGCCAAAGAGG ATTATCTGGTGTATAAACTTGAAGCCCAACAGTCACTGAACAAGGAGAAG GACTCCAGCAGCAGATTGAACTCTTTACATGGGCAGCACCAGATGCTGAAG AAGCAGCATGAGGACCTGAAGAAGCAGCACTATGACCTGCAGGAGCAGCATCAGATTCAGGGAGAGGACCACGGCAAAGCCTTGGACGAACACAAGGACCGCTTCGACAAACTACAGCAGACCAAAGAGATGGAAGCCTCCAAACTCAAAG AGAATGTGTATAATCTGCGAGAGGAGAATAGGCAGCTGAGGAAAGCTCACCGGGACATCCATGTCCAGTTGCAGGATGCACGG ATAGTACATAAGGACTTGAAGGCTGCCCATGATCAACTTGCACTGACGCTAGAGGACCACAAGAGTGCGCTGGCCGCAGCTCAG GTCCAGGTAGATGAGTTTAAGCATCTCAAAGAGACCCTGATCAGAATGCCCAACCCCGCCCACCAACAGGCCCAGCCTGCTGCTCTATTGGCCAAGGCCCATGAACAGGGCCCACCCCTACCACAGCCAGCTGCCTTATTGGCTGAGCCCCACATAGAAGCACACACCCATGAGGAAGACCATGGGGACACACAGTCTAGG TTGCATCTACAGGAGGAGGTGGTGGGCAAGCCAAAGTTCCAGTCTCAGCCTGCCGGGTCCCACCAtgcagagaaggagaaagagggatatggagagacagagggggaggcagagaggagtagagagctggcggagggggaggcagagaggaggagagagctggCGGAAGAAGAGATGGAGCAGGCGGGGCAGCCTCAGAAGCTGGAGGAGGAATCTGAACAACCACAGGAGGACGAGGGGTTGGAGGCGGAACACGACCAGCCAGACAACAATGCTCTGAACCGTCAGAGACGCCAACCACAACAG GATCCAGAAAGTGACATCCACCTCGTCCCCGAGACCCACCTCCAGCAGGAGGCCCACGTGGCCCAGGCCCAGGTGGAGCGTGTGAAGTCTGCCTACGAGCAGCAGCAGATGCAGCAGCGACTGGAGGCTGAGCAGGTCCAGAGGACGAGGGAGCTCCAGCTGCGCCAGGAGGCCCTGCAGGCCCAGAGAACGAGGGAGCTCCAGCTGCGCCAGGAGGCCCTGCAGGCCCAGAGGACGCGGCAGCTCCAGCTGCGCCAGGAGGCCCTGCAGGCCCAGAGAATGACcgtgcagagggagagagagctgcgTCTGCGAGCTCAGCACGAGAGAGAGGAGGACCGTCGGGAACAGCTACTGAAGGAGGAGCAACTCAG GAAGAAGAGTGACTATGAGAACACGAACAATGACATCGTCCAGGGTGATGAAGAACCTCATATTGATGATGACAAAG AGAGGGACACCCacttggaggaggaggagaagcaaGATGAAGAGGACCACCGAGTACCACAGCTACAG GGGGCAGTAGAGGGGGAGGTGGACCCAGAGGATGACCCTAATAACCAGGGGGAGGATGAGTTTGATGTGGCAGAGGAGCAGCATCTTCAgcacagggaggaagaggaggcagacATACATCTCAACCCCAATCACCCAGCCATAGATGAGGAACTGGtg ATGGCGGTAAACCCCGACCAGCAGGAAGACAACCTGGATGACCAGTATCCGGAGGAGgacgag GTGCAGGAGGATTTGGCCGGGGGGCAGAAGACGGAGGAGGAGCGATACAACGAGGAGAAAGAAGAACAC GAGAAAGTGAAAGACCAGGAGCTCCCAGCAGGAaaagagggagaacacagaaagGAAGGAGAGCTCAACGAGGAAGAGAACTacgaagaagaggaggaagaggtgggggTTGGACAGGACAAGCGGCCCAATCGAAGGGAGATGTGA
- the golim4a gene encoding Golgi integral membrane protein 4a isoform X6, translating to MGNGVCSRRQRRIFQSLLLITVVFGIIYGGMISYEMHKQLKRTEAMAAKYQQHQESLSAQLQVVYEHRSRLEKSLQKERVEHKKAKEDYLVYKLEAQQSLNKEKQDSSSRLNSLHGQHQMLKKQHEDLKKQHYDLQEQHQIQGEDHGKALDEHKDRFDKLQQTKEMEASKLKENVYNLREENRQLRKAHRDIHVQLQDARIVHKDLKAAHDQLALTLEDHKSALAAAQEEVVGKPKFQSQPAGSHHAEKEKEGYGETEGEAERSRELAEGEAERRRELAEEEMEQAGQPQKLEEESEQPQEDEGLEAEHDQPDNNALNRQRRQPQQDPESDIHLVPETHLQQEAHVAQAQVERVKSAYEQQQMQQRLEAEQVQRTRELQLRQEALQAQRTRELQLRQEALQAQRTRQLQLRQEALQAQRMTVQRERELRLRAQHEREEDRREQLLKEEQLRKKSDYENTNNDIVQGDEEPHIDDDKERDTHLEEEEKQDEEDHRVPQLQGAVEGEVDPEDDPNNQGEDEFDVAEEQHLQHREEEEADIHLNPNHPAIDEELVMAVNPDQQEDNLDDQYPEEDEVQEDLAGGQKTEEERYNEEKEEHEKVKDQELPAGKEGEHRKEGELNEEENYEEEEEEVGVGQDKRPNRREM from the exons TCGTGTACGAGCATCGCTCGCGTCTAGAGAAGTCTCTGCAGAAGGAACGTGTGGAACACAAGAAGGCCAAAGAGG ATTATCTGGTGTATAAACTTGAAGCCCAACAGTCACTGAACAAGGAGAAG CAGGACTCCAGCAGCAGATTGAACTCTTTACATGGGCAGCACCAGATGCTGAAG AAGCAGCATGAGGACCTGAAGAAGCAGCACTATGACCTGCAGGAGCAGCATCAGATTCAGGGAGAGGACCACGGCAAAGCCTTGGACGAACACAAGGACCGCTTCGACAAACTACAGCAGACCAAAGAGATGGAAGCCTCCAAACTCAAAG AGAATGTGTATAATCTGCGAGAGGAGAATAGGCAGCTGAGGAAAGCTCACCGGGACATCCATGTCCAGTTGCAGGATGCACGG ATAGTACATAAGGACTTGAAGGCTGCCCATGATCAACTTGCACTGACGCTAGAGGACCACAAGAGTGCGCTGGCCGCAGCTCAG GAGGAGGTGGTGGGCAAGCCAAAGTTCCAGTCTCAGCCTGCCGGGTCCCACCAtgcagagaaggagaaagagggatatggagagacagagggggaggcagagaggagtagagagctggcggagggggaggcagagaggaggagagagctggCGGAAGAAGAGATGGAGCAGGCGGGGCAGCCTCAGAAGCTGGAGGAGGAATCTGAACAACCACAGGAGGACGAGGGGTTGGAGGCGGAACACGACCAGCCAGACAACAATGCTCTGAACCGTCAGAGACGCCAACCACAACAG GATCCAGAAAGTGACATCCACCTCGTCCCCGAGACCCACCTCCAGCAGGAGGCCCACGTGGCCCAGGCCCAGGTGGAGCGTGTGAAGTCTGCCTACGAGCAGCAGCAGATGCAGCAGCGACTGGAGGCTGAGCAGGTCCAGAGGACGAGGGAGCTCCAGCTGCGCCAGGAGGCCCTGCAGGCCCAGAGAACGAGGGAGCTCCAGCTGCGCCAGGAGGCCCTGCAGGCCCAGAGGACGCGGCAGCTCCAGCTGCGCCAGGAGGCCCTGCAGGCCCAGAGAATGACcgtgcagagggagagagagctgcgTCTGCGAGCTCAGCACGAGAGAGAGGAGGACCGTCGGGAACAGCTACTGAAGGAGGAGCAACTCAG GAAGAAGAGTGACTATGAGAACACGAACAATGACATCGTCCAGGGTGATGAAGAACCTCATATTGATGATGACAAAG AGAGGGACACCCacttggaggaggaggagaagcaaGATGAAGAGGACCACCGAGTACCACAGCTACAG GGGGCAGTAGAGGGGGAGGTGGACCCAGAGGATGACCCTAATAACCAGGGGGAGGATGAGTTTGATGTGGCAGAGGAGCAGCATCTTCAgcacagggaggaagaggaggcagacATACATCTCAACCCCAATCACCCAGCCATAGATGAGGAACTGGtg ATGGCGGTAAACCCCGACCAGCAGGAAGACAACCTGGATGACCAGTATCCGGAGGAGgacgag GTGCAGGAGGATTTGGCCGGGGGGCAGAAGACGGAGGAGGAGCGATACAACGAGGAGAAAGAAGAACAC GAGAAAGTGAAAGACCAGGAGCTCCCAGCAGGAaaagagggagaacacagaaagGAAGGAGAGCTCAACGAGGAAGAGAACTacgaagaagaggaggaagaggtgggggTTGGACAGGACAAGCGGCCCAATCGAAGGGAGATGTGA